Proteins found in one Lutimonas zeaxanthinifaciens genomic segment:
- a CDS encoding thioredoxin family protein gives MTKFGELIGSKTPTLIDFYADWEGDNTNLHSILRDVAAALGDKAKVVKIDVSKNETLAAALRIKGNPTFIIYKNGEMKWRQTGQQDANTLISLVEQYV, from the coding sequence TGGAGAATTGATTGGATCGAAAACCCCCACCCTAATTGATTTTTATGCAGACTGGGAAGGAGATAATACAAATTTACATTCCATATTGCGTGATGTTGCCGCTGCTTTAGGTGACAAAGCGAAAGTGGTCAAGATAGATGTCTCAAAAAATGAAACTTTGGCTGCAGCCCTGAGAATCAAGGGAAATCCGACCTTTATCATTTACAAGAATGGTGAAATGAAGTGGAGGCAAACCGGCCAGCAAGATGCGAATACCCTGATCAGCCTGGTTGAGCAATACGTCTAA
- a CDS encoding polysaccharide deacetylase family protein has product MRPYLVKTPRLVQSFFYNYSWRIKTTKKEIYLTFDDGPVPDFTPWVLDTLNRFHAKATFFCVGENIKKHPQIYRQITDAGHSIGNHTYNHLQGWKTPTNKYIKNILKAESYLQNRMDKQGNKLFRPPHGRIRPIQAKKLRKQGYKIIMWDVLSGDFDQSLSKETCLELTIKNIRNGSIVVFHDSDKSFKNLDYVLPKVLEHFTEKGFVFKSL; this is encoded by the coding sequence ATGAGACCCTATCTGGTGAAAACCCCAAGATTGGTGCAAAGTTTTTTTTACAATTACTCCTGGCGCATCAAAACAACAAAAAAGGAGATCTATCTCACTTTTGATGATGGGCCTGTTCCTGATTTTACGCCGTGGGTCCTGGATACTTTAAACAGGTTCCATGCGAAAGCTACTTTTTTCTGTGTGGGAGAAAATATCAAGAAACATCCCCAGATCTACAGGCAAATTACGGATGCCGGCCACAGCATTGGAAACCACACCTATAATCACCTTCAGGGATGGAAGACCCCGACAAATAAGTACATTAAGAACATTTTAAAAGCGGAATCCTATCTTCAAAACAGAATGGATAAGCAAGGGAATAAACTCTTCAGGCCTCCTCATGGGCGAATAAGGCCGATTCAGGCTAAAAAGTTGAGAAAACAGGGTTATAAGATCATTATGTGGGATGTCCTGAGTGGTGATTTTGATCAAAGTCTGTCTAAAGAAACCTGCCTTGAACTAACCATAAAAAATATTAGAAACGGCAGTATCGTCGTTTTCCATGACAGTGATAAATCGTTTAAAAATCTGGATTATGTACTGCCCAAGGTGCTTGAGCATTTTACTGAAAAAGGATTTGTTTTTAAATCTCTATAA
- a CDS encoding glycosyltransferase family 117 protein, whose product MLSFDYKKFNTILGWLTFAIALITYTLTLEPTVSYWDCGEYIATSVKLEVGHPPGAPLFQMMGAFFAIFTGDVTKIAMLVNFMSALASAFTILFLFWTITALAKKVVEKTSGEISKGASIAILGSGLVGALAYTFSDSFWFSAVEAEVYAMSSFLMALLFWLAIHWEAEMDKPRGNKWLLLISFIVGLSFGVHILSLLVIPSIVFIYIYKRYPQLNTKQFILANIVSILVLAFVFKLLFPFTLRFFSASELFFINTLGMPFNSGSIIAGILLVALFYFGLKHTRKKKLYTANLLLLSVLFIMIGFSSWLMLPIRANANTTINENNPSSARELLAYYNREQYGDANVFYGSYYSNSGERDKTNPYRDAKPKYEKDEKAGKYVIVNNYKDALPNYSSKHKGIIPRMVDPTASVVQNYKAIAGIPQRSKRRPTFGENISFMITYQFGYMYGRYFMWNFTGRQDDIQGNLDNHGNWLSGIDFIDELRLGSQQNLPSEVTENKGRNKYYFLPLILGIIGLLFHLKRDMNNFYILLLFFAFTGLAIIFYTNPKPFEPRERDYAVVGSFYVFAIWIGFGVLALYEKLKTKVTSSVLPSALTVICLLAVPALMAKENWDDHDRSGKYTTWNNAKSYLDSCQEDAIMFTIGDNDTFPLWYMQEVEDYRTDIKLINTSLFAKDWYIDQQKRKTYKADPIPSQLTHDDYKEGSLDVAYYYPYAFPQFKDSIMDIKFFMRWIQSKDKRTYIDFEENGHPEKVYPTTKLRLMVDKEAVIKNGIVPDKDSALIEPYIDIEISESALIKNRILMLDILANNNWEKPLYFTGGAQAAEEYIWLKDYLQLDGLAYKFVPIKTPISNRSFMDMGRIDTDVMYENVKKWSWKNSNGDIYFDPETRKNGISFRNSLGRLADELIKEKKFEKAEEILDMSMEKMPMKSYGYFRLVIGHIESYYNIDRPEKARKIAEFLIENFKERIVYYAGLSSYELSQNFGELEGTLDLYKYIIATCVEFDTEEYSTQLKDDFMTSVTLLEEVLEE is encoded by the coding sequence ATGCTTTCTTTTGATTATAAAAAATTCAACACTATACTGGGTTGGTTAACCTTTGCAATCGCATTAATCACTTATACTTTAACACTGGAGCCTACAGTGAGCTACTGGGATTGCGGAGAGTACATTGCGACTTCGGTTAAATTAGAAGTCGGGCACCCTCCCGGAGCTCCACTTTTCCAGATGATGGGAGCCTTTTTCGCCATATTCACAGGAGATGTAACAAAAATTGCCATGCTGGTTAATTTTATGTCAGCTTTGGCCAGTGCCTTTACCATCCTTTTCCTTTTTTGGACCATTACGGCTCTTGCTAAAAAGGTGGTTGAAAAAACGTCGGGAGAAATCTCCAAAGGAGCTTCGATTGCGATCCTTGGAAGCGGCCTCGTAGGAGCCTTGGCTTACACGTTTTCAGATAGTTTCTGGTTTAGTGCGGTTGAAGCAGAAGTTTATGCCATGTCATCGTTCTTAATGGCACTCCTTTTCTGGCTTGCGATTCACTGGGAGGCAGAAATGGATAAGCCGAGAGGTAACAAATGGTTGTTGCTTATTAGTTTTATCGTGGGATTATCTTTTGGGGTTCACATCCTTTCATTGCTCGTTATTCCTTCAATTGTTTTTATCTATATCTATAAGCGATATCCACAACTTAATACAAAACAGTTTATTCTAGCCAATATCGTATCGATTCTGGTTCTTGCCTTTGTCTTTAAATTATTATTCCCTTTTACACTAAGGTTTTTCAGTGCCTCTGAATTATTCTTTATCAATACCCTGGGAATGCCTTTTAATTCAGGAAGTATAATTGCCGGGATCCTCTTAGTGGCTTTGTTTTATTTTGGATTAAAACATACCCGTAAAAAGAAGTTGTATACAGCCAACCTGTTATTGCTATCTGTATTGTTCATCATGATCGGATTTTCATCCTGGCTGATGTTACCTATCAGGGCAAACGCAAATACTACGATTAACGAAAACAACCCTTCAAGTGCACGAGAACTTTTGGCTTATTACAATCGTGAACAGTATGGAGATGCCAATGTATTTTACGGTTCTTATTATTCAAATTCAGGAGAAAGAGATAAAACAAATCCATATAGGGATGCCAAGCCCAAATACGAGAAGGACGAAAAGGCAGGTAAATATGTAATTGTCAATAATTACAAAGATGCCTTGCCCAACTATAGCAGTAAACACAAGGGGATCATCCCAAGAATGGTGGATCCCACAGCTTCCGTAGTTCAAAATTATAAGGCTATTGCCGGAATTCCTCAACGGTCAAAGAGAAGACCCACTTTTGGGGAGAATATTAGTTTTATGATCACCTATCAGTTCGGATATATGTACGGAAGGTACTTTATGTGGAATTTTACGGGGCGTCAGGACGATATTCAAGGAAACCTGGATAACCATGGCAACTGGTTGAGTGGAATTGATTTTATTGATGAATTAAGACTTGGGTCTCAACAGAACCTCCCGAGTGAAGTAACCGAAAACAAAGGCCGAAACAAATACTACTTCCTTCCATTGATCCTCGGAATTATAGGGCTCCTGTTTCATTTAAAAAGGGACATGAATAATTTTTACATCCTGCTATTGTTCTTTGCTTTTACAGGCCTGGCGATAATTTTCTATACAAATCCCAAGCCTTTTGAACCTCGAGAAAGAGATTACGCCGTTGTGGGATCCTTTTATGTTTTCGCCATCTGGATCGGTTTTGGTGTCCTGGCCCTTTATGAAAAGCTCAAAACAAAAGTAACCAGTTCGGTATTACCTTCAGCTCTTACAGTTATTTGTCTGCTCGCCGTACCCGCTTTGATGGCAAAAGAAAACTGGGATGATCATGACCGTTCAGGAAAGTATACTACCTGGAACAATGCAAAATCCTATCTCGACTCCTGCCAGGAGGACGCCATTATGTTTACCATTGGTGATAATGACACCTTCCCATTATGGTACATGCAGGAGGTCGAAGACTACAGAACAGATATCAAATTGATAAATACCAGCCTGTTTGCAAAAGACTGGTACATTGATCAGCAGAAAAGGAAAACCTATAAAGCTGACCCTATTCCTTCTCAACTGACTCATGATGATTACAAGGAAGGATCATTGGATGTGGCTTATTACTATCCATATGCATTTCCTCAGTTCAAGGATTCTATTATGGATATCAAGTTTTTTATGCGCTGGATCCAAAGCAAGGACAAACGGACTTATATTGATTTTGAAGAAAATGGTCATCCTGAGAAAGTTTATCCAACAACCAAGCTTAGACTCATGGTTGACAAGGAGGCAGTGATCAAGAATGGAATCGTTCCTGATAAAGACTCAGCCTTGATAGAGCCTTATATCGATATAGAAATCTCTGAATCCGCCTTGATCAAAAACCGTATCCTTATGCTGGATATTCTGGCAAACAATAATTGGGAAAAACCACTTTACTTTACAGGTGGCGCTCAGGCGGCTGAAGAATACATCTGGCTAAAAGATTATCTGCAGTTAGATGGACTTGCCTATAAATTCGTGCCTATCAAAACGCCTATTTCGAATAGAAGTTTTATGGATATGGGACGTATAGACACAGACGTCATGTACGAGAATGTGAAAAAATGGTCCTGGAAAAACTCCAATGGAGACATCTACTTTGACCCTGAGACAAGGAAAAATGGAATTTCTTTCAGAAACAGCCTGGGAAGACTGGCTGATGAACTGATCAAGGAAAAGAAGTTTGAAAAAGCGGAGGAAATTCTTGATATGTCGATGGAAAAAATGCCTATGAAATCTTATGGCTACTTTAGATTGGTAATCGGGCACATCGAATCATATTACAATATTGACAGGCCCGAAAAAGCGAGAAAAATAGCTGAATTCTTAATCGAAAATTTCAAAGAACGAATTGTATACTATGCCGGACTTAGTTCCTATGAACTGTCTCAGAACTTTGGCGAACTGGAAGGTACGCTGGATCTATACAAATATATTATCGCTACTTGTGTGGAATTTGATACGGAAGAATATTCAACTCAGCTAAAAGATGATTTTATGACTTCAGTAACCCTTTTGGAGGAAGTCCTTGAGGAGTAG
- a CDS encoding DUF4239 domain-containing protein: MEILLELPFLMGLLISILTISIAGILMVFLSKRFIVKKITKQHERIGRLLFRVSAGLIALLLSLSYANENVRYTKILDSMEEEASILANVSMRLSQFETAESKTALRKIMKYVDLTINDDWKKIESDPFFSEMIQSLVEANNIIANIPATNENQEIEKNIIFNDLNKIIKLTQVRVYSQRASTPQLVYILLLGLTFMWIFFAVYRIDFVSLLFLTLYNILIAVLIYFVFSMSNPFIGPLKVKADSFIILKTKGFDIYFNDK, encoded by the coding sequence ATGGAAATTTTACTCGAACTACCATTTTTAATGGGGCTGCTTATTTCGATTTTAACAATTTCGATCGCAGGTATACTGATGGTTTTTCTGTCCAAAAGATTCATCGTAAAGAAGATCACCAAACAGCATGAAAGGATAGGCCGCCTGCTTTTTAGAGTATCGGCTGGCTTAATTGCATTACTTCTTTCATTAAGTTATGCAAATGAAAATGTACGGTATACTAAAATCCTGGATTCAATGGAAGAAGAAGCTTCTATATTGGCCAATGTGAGCATGAGGCTGAGTCAATTTGAAACCGCTGAATCCAAAACTGCTCTGAGAAAAATAATGAAATATGTAGACTTAACCATCAACGATGACTGGAAGAAAATTGAGTCCGATCCATTTTTTTCTGAGATGATTCAGTCTTTGGTAGAAGCAAATAATATTATTGCCAATATACCCGCCACTAATGAAAATCAGGAGATTGAAAAGAATATAATTTTCAATGACCTGAATAAAATTATAAAATTGACTCAGGTTAGAGTATATTCACAACGTGCTTCTACTCCTCAATTAGTCTATATCTTATTACTTGGATTAACGTTTATGTGGATATTTTTCGCTGTGTATCGCATTGATTTTGTATCGCTGTTGTTTCTCACTTTATATAACATTTTAATTGCCGTATTGATCTATTTTGTTTTTTCCATGAGCAATCCATTTATTGGTCCACTAAAAGTAAAAGCTGATTCCTTCATTATTCTCAAGACAAAGGGTTTTGATATTTATTTCAATGATAAATAG
- a CDS encoding prolyl oligopeptidase family serine peptidase: MKTKLLLIFTGIGLLLNAQQPVAEIKTVTDEYYGHTIEDPYRYMENLEDEKVADWFKKQGEYTRNVLDNINGRNDLLKAYKEYDSRMKHNIYNLNITKNDYYFYLKSTPNDDTGKLFFRKGYGGEEQLLFDPHNYNKDSGLKYSINQISPTEDGSMVSFTLSPNGSESSEILIMNPADKKIREEKIDRCWFPSVSWLPGNESFLYNRLNSSDIHDPERELNSKVFYHKLGTDPKEDIEVFSNQTNPELNILPQEFPLMFYDSDAKIFFAGAFTVENSLRLFIADYVNLPSEKPKWGILTKKSDKIEDFYVNSEYIFFKSSKDAPNYKILKVDLKNPKVDKAEVVVKEKDNEVLKAFTLTKNAMYYTTSKNGVEAKVYRKGFADSESVGLSLPFTAGNANLRSKTVNHEEVWVTLNGWTKDYTRYRYDESSKAFIDETLSLKGAFPEFEDLVVKEVMVESHDGVKVPLSIIHQKGIELDGDNPLFLMGYGAYGATINPFFYPMYLEWTNKGGVMAVAHVRGGGALGEAWYKAGYKTTKPNTWKDLIACTEYLHKNKYSSPKKTMIQGGSAGGILVGRAMTSRPDLFGVVLPQVGCMNTLRVEFSPNGPVNTPEFGTVEIEEEFLALKEMDSYHHLQDGVKYPATLITAGMNDPRVIAWQPGKFAARLQAANASEEPILFRVDYESGHGQGDSKSKRFEKMADNFSFSLWQLGHEDFQSIRQKPPSVD, encoded by the coding sequence ATGAAAACTAAACTCTTACTAATCTTTACAGGCATAGGCCTATTGCTGAATGCCCAGCAACCTGTGGCAGAAATCAAAACAGTCACAGACGAATATTACGGACACACAATTGAAGACCCATATCGGTATATGGAAAACCTGGAGGATGAAAAAGTTGCTGACTGGTTCAAAAAACAAGGGGAATATACCCGAAACGTGCTTGATAATATTAACGGCAGGAACGATCTGCTCAAGGCGTATAAAGAATACGACAGCAGAATGAAACACAATATCTACAATCTCAATATTACCAAAAATGATTACTATTTTTATTTAAAATCGACTCCGAACGACGATACCGGAAAACTATTTTTTCGAAAGGGTTATGGCGGAGAAGAACAATTATTATTTGATCCCCATAATTACAACAAGGATTCTGGACTCAAGTATTCAATAAATCAAATTTCCCCAACTGAAGACGGAAGCATGGTAAGTTTCACTTTGTCCCCAAACGGCAGCGAAAGCTCTGAAATCTTGATAATGAATCCGGCCGACAAAAAAATAAGGGAGGAAAAAATAGACAGATGTTGGTTCCCCTCCGTATCCTGGCTTCCCGGAAATGAAAGCTTTTTATACAATCGCCTCAATTCTTCAGATATTCATGATCCTGAAAGAGAACTAAACTCAAAAGTATTCTATCATAAACTGGGAACTGACCCGAAGGAAGACATTGAGGTCTTTTCAAATCAAACCAATCCGGAACTAAATATACTTCCGCAGGAGTTTCCTCTCATGTTTTATGACAGTGATGCGAAAATCTTTTTTGCCGGAGCTTTTACTGTTGAAAACAGCCTCAGACTTTTTATCGCTGACTATGTCAATTTGCCCTCCGAAAAACCAAAATGGGGCATCCTGACAAAAAAGAGCGACAAAATTGAGGACTTTTACGTGAATTCGGAATACATTTTTTTCAAATCAAGTAAAGACGCCCCAAATTATAAGATTTTAAAAGTGGACCTGAAAAACCCGAAGGTTGACAAAGCCGAAGTGGTCGTTAAAGAAAAGGATAATGAAGTACTTAAGGCTTTCACCCTAACAAAGAATGCCATGTATTATACCACCTCAAAAAATGGTGTAGAAGCAAAAGTATATCGAAAAGGATTTGCTGATTCAGAATCCGTTGGCTTAAGTCTGCCTTTCACAGCCGGTAATGCAAATTTGAGATCTAAAACCGTTAATCATGAGGAGGTTTGGGTTACCTTGAATGGTTGGACAAAAGATTATACACGTTATCGCTATGATGAAAGCTCCAAGGCATTTATAGACGAGACTCTTTCATTAAAAGGCGCGTTTCCGGAATTTGAAGATCTCGTTGTTAAAGAGGTTATGGTAGAATCTCATGATGGTGTAAAAGTTCCGCTTTCGATCATTCATCAAAAAGGAATTGAATTGGATGGTGATAATCCTTTATTCCTTATGGGCTATGGAGCTTATGGAGCCACAATCAACCCCTTCTTCTATCCTATGTATCTGGAATGGACAAATAAAGGAGGAGTAATGGCAGTTGCTCATGTAAGAGGCGGTGGTGCTCTTGGCGAGGCCTGGTATAAGGCAGGATATAAAACAACAAAGCCAAATACTTGGAAAGACCTGATCGCATGCACCGAATATCTTCATAAAAATAAATACAGTAGCCCTAAAAAAACAATGATTCAAGGGGGAAGTGCAGGTGGAATTTTAGTTGGCAGGGCAATGACCTCAAGACCGGATCTTTTTGGTGTGGTGCTCCCTCAGGTTGGCTGTATGAATACATTGAGGGTGGAATTTAGTCCAAACGGCCCTGTGAACACTCCGGAATTTGGTACGGTCGAGATCGAAGAAGAATTTCTGGCCCTTAAAGAAATGGACTCTTATCATCACCTTCAAGATGGAGTCAAATACCCGGCCACACTTATAACCGCAGGTATGAATGACCCCAGAGTCATTGCCTGGCAGCCAGGAAAATTTGCTGCAAGACTTCAGGCTGCCAATGCCTCAGAGGAACCTATACTCTTTAGAGTCGATTACGAGTCCGGACACGGTCAGGGTGATTCCAAGTCAAAAAGATTTGAAAAAATGGCGGATAATTTTAGTTTCTCTCTCTGGCAATTAGGACATGAGGACTTTCAGTCCATACGTCAGAAACCACCAAGCGTTGACTGA